In Sphingobacterium sp. SYP-B4668, the sequence CGAAAGTAATTTCTGTCGAAGTAAGAATTCCAATTGTTCGTTTGATATTTCTAATTTGGAATATGTTTCCAATATTTTTTTTCGTTCAGCATAAACCTCATAAGCTCGTTGAATAGTCTGATCCAATTCTTCTTCGCTCCACGGCTTGTTGAGATAGTGGAAAATCTTGCCTTTATTGACTGCATCTATGACTGCTCCCATGTCTGTATAACCTGTCAGTAATATTCGCATGGGTTCAGGGTTCACCTTAATGATTTCTTCTAAAAATTCGACGCCGGTCATTTCTGGCATTCGTTGGTCGGTAATGATGATAT encodes:
- a CDS encoding response regulator; amino-acid sequence: MKNKDNKISILYVDDEENNLFSFKATFRLKYKVYTAISGAVAIELVKRTPIDIIITDQRMPEMTGVEFLEEIIKVNPEPMRILLTGYTDMGAVIDAVNKGKIFHYLNKPWSEEELDQTIQRAYEVYAERKKILETYSKLEISNEQLEFLLRQKLLS